A genome region from Euphorbia lathyris chromosome 4, ddEupLath1.1, whole genome shotgun sequence includes the following:
- the LOC136226117 gene encoding auxin-responsive protein SAUR68-like: protein MIKSSKLIQLARKWQKIAVLRRKTISFPKISISSSRNADSWDSPLAEIGNFVIYTIDDHRFVIPLAYLSHQIFVELFKLSEEAFGLPSEGPIKFPCDSVFMEYIISLVIKGLAKDIEKALLTFIETSCRFHQECSTTQHLVCCY from the coding sequence ATGATCAAATCAAGCAAACTCATTCAACTAGCTAGAAAGTGGCAAAAGATTGCTGTCCTGAGGAGGAAAACAATTTCTTTTCCTAAAATCAGTATCAGCTCTAGCAGAAATGCAGATAGTTGGGACTCACCATTGGCTGAGATAGGAAATTTTGTTATTTACACCATAGATGACCACCGATTTGTTATTCCATTGGCATATCTCAGCCATCAAATCTTTGTCGAGCTATTTAAATTGTCCGAAGAAGCATTTGGATTGCCGAGTGAAGGGCCTATCAAATTTCCATGTGATTCAGTGTTTATGGAGTATATAATCTCACTGGTCATAAAAGGATTAGCCAAAGATATAGAGAAAGCTTTGCTTACATTCATAGAAACTAGTTGTAGATTCCATCAAGAATGTAGCACAACACAGCATTtagtttgttgttattga